The genomic window CTGTCGCGGAGAACGGTGAGGACGCCCACCCCAGTCCCACCTCGGGCTTGGTGAGAACGACGGCGTTCTGCGTGGCGCTCTCGGTTGCCCTCGGCGGCAACCAGCCGGGAGCAATGCCTCGTGACAACTGGCGCACAACCGCTTCGGGACGCACACGCCAAAGCCTCAGCCCCAAGCCACGGGTTGGGCCCCGTGGGTTCGTCCACGGGTAACCGCGAGACCGCGGACCAGGCCGGGGTGGGGGGATCATCCAAAGGCGTCCCAAGTTGTCCGTTGGGTGGGCATCTGCGCCATTGCGCCGGACGCCTTTGGGCGTCCCGAGACCTTGAAGGCGTCCCCCTACAGACGCGGCGTCGGCGGTGTCAGCCCCGGTGAGAACCACTACGGACGCCCTTGGACGCCTTCGGACGCTGAGTCGGCAGGAAGGTACCGTTCGAAGGCGTCCTTGAAGTCCAGGCGCCGGTATCCACGCTTGCTGCGCGCTTCGTTGTGTCCCGTCTTGATGCCGTACGGAGCCAGGCGGCGACCCAGCTTCGAGGGGTTGAGGTTGAGGTCTTTCCACGGGGCGTCGTCGAGGTCTCGCAACCGGGTACACAGATCCGCAGACTGCATGAACCTGAGGCTTATGACGTCGAAGATCTCCCGGATGTCCGCCAACAACATCACGCCCTCGGACTGGGACTGCCCGTCCTCCTCGAACTCGTTCACAAAATGCTGGCACGCCGCTCTCGCGCGCTCTGGCCAAGCGCCGCCGGCGAGGTCTGCAACAGCCAGGAGGGGCTCCCAGGTATCGGCTGCCCTGTCCTCCACACCGGGGGGCATGCTCGGCTCGGCGCCGTCAAGGTCTACCACGGCCGCCTCGGCCCAGTCGGCGAGCTGACCACGCAGCTCGAACAGGGGCAGGGCGTCGCGGCGGCGCCGGAACGGGGCGACCTTTTCCGTCGGCTTGCGTCTGCGCAGGTTTAGCACGACCGCGCGGTCCTCGATGGTGTCCGGCATCCTGCCGATGCCTGCCAGCATGGCCATGGCAAACGTTGGGAACTGCACCGGCCTGTAGGGACCTAGGAGTCTGCCGTACGTGAGGCCCCGTTGGTGGCCGGCGTTGAGCAGCCCGCGCAGGTTCTCGTTGCCTCGGGCGTTCCTGCCGAAGATCGTGTCGGCCTCGTCCATCAGGATGGTGGGCTGTCTGCCTAGCGCCATCGAAGAAGGGATGAACGCTGCTGAGACGTTGACGGTCCGGATCGGGTCATGGACGAGGCAGGCCAGGACCTCAACCAGTCGGGACTTTCCGGACTGCTTCTCAGCTGACCGGGCGACCAGTCGGGGCGCGTAGTCGAAGGCGTTGATCACGTGCGTGGTCGCTGCCCACAGTGTGACCGCCACGTACGCGTGCTCCGAGGGCAGCAGGCAGTACTTCCTGATGGCAGCCTCGCTGTCGTCCAGGATCGAGTGGGGAGAGATCGGGATTCCTTCGCGAGCGGGCAACGCGACGACAGTCCCTGGTCGCCGGAGGATCAGTGCATTCGACCCGGTCTCGCTCATGCTGAGCCCCTCCGGTCAACGCTCCACGAGGTCATGGGACAGGGCCG from Ornithinimicrobium cryptoxanthini includes these protein-coding regions:
- a CDS encoding DUF3631 domain-containing protein, whose amino-acid sequence is MSETGSNALILRRPGTVVALPAREGIPISPHSILDDSEAAIRKYCLLPSEHAYVAVTLWAATTHVINAFDYAPRLVARSAEKQSGKSRLVEVLACLVHDPIRTVNVSAAFIPSSMALGRQPTILMDEADTIFGRNARGNENLRGLLNAGHQRGLTYGRLLGPYRPVQFPTFAMAMLAGIGRMPDTIEDRAVVLNLRRRKPTEKVAPFRRRRDALPLFELRGQLADWAEAAVVDLDGAEPSMPPGVEDRAADTWEPLLAVADLAGGAWPERARAACQHFVNEFEEDGQSQSEGVMLLADIREIFDVISLRFMQSADLCTRLRDLDDAPWKDLNLNPSKLGRRLAPYGIKTGHNEARSKRGYRRLDFKDAFERYLPADSASEGVQGRP